The Dama dama isolate Ldn47 chromosome 3, ASM3311817v1, whole genome shotgun sequence genome has a segment encoding these proteins:
- the NAB2 gene encoding NGFI-A-binding protein 2 isoform X2 → MHRAASPTAEQPPGGGDSARRTPQPRLKPSSRAMALPRTLGELQLYRVLQRANLLSYYETFIQQGGDDVQQLCEAGEEEFLEIMALVGMATKPLHVRRLQKALREWATNPGLFSQPVPAVPVSSIPLFKISETAGTRKGSMSNGHGSPGEKAGSARSFSPKSPLELGEKLSPLPGGPGAGDPRIWPGRSTPESDVGAGGDEEAGSPPFSPPAGGGGPEGTGAGGLAAAGTGGGPDRLEPEMVRMVVESVERIFRSFPRGDAGEVTSLLKLNKKLARSVGHIFEMDDNDSQKEEEIRKYSIIYGRFDSKRREGKQLSLHELTINEAAAQFCMRDNTLLLRRVELFSLSRQVARESTYLSSLKGSRLHPEELGGPPVKKLKQEVGEQSHSEIQQPPPGPESYAPPFRPSLEEDSASLSGESLDGHLQEFEEGLLDRCPAPGPHPALVEGRRNSVKVEAEASRQ, encoded by the exons ATGCACAGAGCTGCCTCCCCCACAGCCGAGCAGCCGCCGGGCGGAGGGGACAGCGCCCGCCGGACCCCGCAGCCCAGACTCAA GCCCAGTTCCCGAGCCATGGCCCTGCCTCGGACCCTGGGGGAGCTGCAACTGTACCGGGTCTTGCAGCGCGCCAACCTCCTTTCCTACTACGAGACCTTCATCCAGCAGGGAGGGGACGACGTGCAGCAGCTGTGCGAGGCGGGGGAGGAGGAGTTCCTGGAGATCATGGCGCTCGTGGGCATGGCCACGAAGCCCCTCCACGTCCGACGCCTGCAGAAGGCTCTGAGAGAGTGGGCCACCAACCCGGGGCTTTTCAGCCAGCCCGTGCCTGCCGTGCCTGTCTCCAGCATCCCACTCTTCAAGATCTCTGAGACGGCCGGGACTCGGAAAGGGAGCATGAGCAATGGGCATGGTAGCCCAGGGGAAAAGGCGGGCAGTGCCCGCAGTTTTAGCCCCAAGAGCCCCCTTGAACTTGGAGAGAAGCTGTCACCATTGCCTGGGGGACCTGGGGCGGGGGACCCCCGGATCTGGCCAGGCCGGAGCACTCCAGAGTCCGAtgtcggggcaggaggagacgaggAGGCTGGCTCACCCCCATTTTCTCCACCGGCAGGGGGAGGTGGCCCTGAGGGCactggggctggggggctggcagCAGCTGGGACTGGGGGTGGTCCGGATCGACTGGAGCCAGAGATGGTGCGCATGGTGGTGGAGAGCGTGGAGAGGATCTTCCGAAGCTTTCCAAGGGGGGATGCTGGGGAGGTGACTTCCCTGCTGAAGCTGAACAAGAAGCTGGCACGGAGCGTGGGCCACATCTTTGAGATGGACGATAATGACagccagaaggaggaggagatcCGCAAATACAGCATCATCTATGGCCGCTTTGACTCCAAGCGGCGGGAGGGCAAGCAGCTCAGCCTGCACGAG CTGACCATCAACGAGGCTGCTGCCCAGTTCTGCATGAGGGACAACACCCTCTTACTGCGGAGGGTGGAACTCTTCTCCCTGTCCCGCCAAGTGGCCCGAGAGAGCACCTACCTATCATCCTTGAAGGGTTCCAG GCTCCACCCTGAAGAACTGGGAGGTCCCCCcgtgaagaaactgaaacaaGAG GTTGGAGAACAAAGTCACTCTGAAATCCAGCAGCCTCCTCCCGGCCCTGAATCCTATGCTCCCCCATTCCGCCCCAGCCTGGAGGAGGACAGCGCCAGCCTGTCTGGGGAGAGCCTGGATGGGCACTTGCAGG AGTTCGAAGAGGGGCTTCTGGACCGATGCCCGGCCCCAGGCCCGCATCCTGCGCTGGTGGAAGGCCGGAGGAACAGCGTGAAAGTGGAGGCGGAGGCCAGCCGGCAGTGA
- the NAB2 gene encoding NGFI-A-binding protein 2 isoform X1 has product MHRAASPTAEQPPGGGDSARRTPQPRLKPSSRAMALPRTLGELQLYRVLQRANLLSYYETFIQQGGDDVQQLCEAGEEEFLEIMALVGMATKPLHVRRLQKALREWATNPGLFSQPVPAVPVSSIPLFKISETAGTRKGSMSNGHGSPGEKAGSARSFSPKSPLELGEKLSPLPGGPGAGDPRIWPGRSTPESDVGAGGDEEAGSPPFSPPAGGGGPEGTGAGGLAAAGTGGGPDRLEPEMVRMVVESVERIFRSFPRGDAGEVTSLLKLNKKLARSVGHIFEMDDNDSQKEEEIRKYSIIYGRFDSKRREGKQLSLHELTINEAAAQFCMRDNTLLLRRVELFSLSRQVARESTYLSSLKGSRLHPEELGGPPVKKLKQEVGEQSHSEIQQPPPGPESYAPPFRPSLEEDSASLSGESLDGHLQAVGSCPRLTPPPADLPLALPAHGLWSRHILQQTLMDEGLRLARLVSHDRVGRLSPCVPAKPALAEFEEGLLDRCPAPGPHPALVEGRRNSVKVEAEASRQ; this is encoded by the exons ATGCACAGAGCTGCCTCCCCCACAGCCGAGCAGCCGCCGGGCGGAGGGGACAGCGCCCGCCGGACCCCGCAGCCCAGACTCAA GCCCAGTTCCCGAGCCATGGCCCTGCCTCGGACCCTGGGGGAGCTGCAACTGTACCGGGTCTTGCAGCGCGCCAACCTCCTTTCCTACTACGAGACCTTCATCCAGCAGGGAGGGGACGACGTGCAGCAGCTGTGCGAGGCGGGGGAGGAGGAGTTCCTGGAGATCATGGCGCTCGTGGGCATGGCCACGAAGCCCCTCCACGTCCGACGCCTGCAGAAGGCTCTGAGAGAGTGGGCCACCAACCCGGGGCTTTTCAGCCAGCCCGTGCCTGCCGTGCCTGTCTCCAGCATCCCACTCTTCAAGATCTCTGAGACGGCCGGGACTCGGAAAGGGAGCATGAGCAATGGGCATGGTAGCCCAGGGGAAAAGGCGGGCAGTGCCCGCAGTTTTAGCCCCAAGAGCCCCCTTGAACTTGGAGAGAAGCTGTCACCATTGCCTGGGGGACCTGGGGCGGGGGACCCCCGGATCTGGCCAGGCCGGAGCACTCCAGAGTCCGAtgtcggggcaggaggagacgaggAGGCTGGCTCACCCCCATTTTCTCCACCGGCAGGGGGAGGTGGCCCTGAGGGCactggggctggggggctggcagCAGCTGGGACTGGGGGTGGTCCGGATCGACTGGAGCCAGAGATGGTGCGCATGGTGGTGGAGAGCGTGGAGAGGATCTTCCGAAGCTTTCCAAGGGGGGATGCTGGGGAGGTGACTTCCCTGCTGAAGCTGAACAAGAAGCTGGCACGGAGCGTGGGCCACATCTTTGAGATGGACGATAATGACagccagaaggaggaggagatcCGCAAATACAGCATCATCTATGGCCGCTTTGACTCCAAGCGGCGGGAGGGCAAGCAGCTCAGCCTGCACGAG CTGACCATCAACGAGGCTGCTGCCCAGTTCTGCATGAGGGACAACACCCTCTTACTGCGGAGGGTGGAACTCTTCTCCCTGTCCCGCCAAGTGGCCCGAGAGAGCACCTACCTATCATCCTTGAAGGGTTCCAG GCTCCACCCTGAAGAACTGGGAGGTCCCCCcgtgaagaaactgaaacaaGAG GTTGGAGAACAAAGTCACTCTGAAATCCAGCAGCCTCCTCCCGGCCCTGAATCCTATGCTCCCCCATTCCGCCCCAGCCTGGAGGAGGACAGCGCCAGCCTGTCTGGGGAGAGCCTGGATGGGCACTTGCAGG CTGTGGGGTCATGTCCAAGGCTGACGCCGCCCCCTGCTGACCTGCCGCTGGCATTGCCAGCCCACGGGCTGTGGAGCCGCCACATCCTGCAGCAGACCCTGATGGATGAGGGGCTGCGGCTAGCCCGCCTCGTCTCCCACGACCGTGTGGGCCGCCTCAGCCCCTGTGTGCCTGCGAAGCCAGCTCTGGCAG AGTTCGAAGAGGGGCTTCTGGACCGATGCCCGGCCCCAGGCCCGCATCCTGCGCTGGTGGAAGGCCGGAGGAACAGCGTGAAAGTGGAGGCGGAGGCCAGCCGGCAGTGA
- the NAB2 gene encoding NGFI-A-binding protein 2 isoform X3 has translation MALVGMATKPLHVRRLQKALREWATNPGLFSQPVPAVPVSSIPLFKISETAGTRKGSMSNGHGSPGEKAGSARSFSPKSPLELGEKLSPLPGGPGAGDPRIWPGRSTPESDVGAGGDEEAGSPPFSPPAGGGGPEGTGAGGLAAAGTGGGPDRLEPEMVRMVVESVERIFRSFPRGDAGEVTSLLKLNKKLARSVGHIFEMDDNDSQKEEEIRKYSIIYGRFDSKRREGKQLSLHELTINEAAAQFCMRDNTLLLRRVELFSLSRQVARESTYLSSLKGSRLHPEELGGPPVKKLKQEVGEQSHSEIQQPPPGPESYAPPFRPSLEEDSASLSGESLDGHLQAVGSCPRLTPPPADLPLALPAHGLWSRHILQQTLMDEGLRLARLVSHDRVGRLSPCVPAKPALAEFEEGLLDRCPAPGPHPALVEGRRNSVKVEAEASRQ, from the exons ATGGCGCTCGTGGGCATGGCCACGAAGCCCCTCCACGTCCGACGCCTGCAGAAGGCTCTGAGAGAGTGGGCCACCAACCCGGGGCTTTTCAGCCAGCCCGTGCCTGCCGTGCCTGTCTCCAGCATCCCACTCTTCAAGATCTCTGAGACGGCCGGGACTCGGAAAGGGAGCATGAGCAATGGGCATGGTAGCCCAGGGGAAAAGGCGGGCAGTGCCCGCAGTTTTAGCCCCAAGAGCCCCCTTGAACTTGGAGAGAAGCTGTCACCATTGCCTGGGGGACCTGGGGCGGGGGACCCCCGGATCTGGCCAGGCCGGAGCACTCCAGAGTCCGAtgtcggggcaggaggagacgaggAGGCTGGCTCACCCCCATTTTCTCCACCGGCAGGGGGAGGTGGCCCTGAGGGCactggggctggggggctggcagCAGCTGGGACTGGGGGTGGTCCGGATCGACTGGAGCCAGAGATGGTGCGCATGGTGGTGGAGAGCGTGGAGAGGATCTTCCGAAGCTTTCCAAGGGGGGATGCTGGGGAGGTGACTTCCCTGCTGAAGCTGAACAAGAAGCTGGCACGGAGCGTGGGCCACATCTTTGAGATGGACGATAATGACagccagaaggaggaggagatcCGCAAATACAGCATCATCTATGGCCGCTTTGACTCCAAGCGGCGGGAGGGCAAGCAGCTCAGCCTGCACGAG CTGACCATCAACGAGGCTGCTGCCCAGTTCTGCATGAGGGACAACACCCTCTTACTGCGGAGGGTGGAACTCTTCTCCCTGTCCCGCCAAGTGGCCCGAGAGAGCACCTACCTATCATCCTTGAAGGGTTCCAG GCTCCACCCTGAAGAACTGGGAGGTCCCCCcgtgaagaaactgaaacaaGAG GTTGGAGAACAAAGTCACTCTGAAATCCAGCAGCCTCCTCCCGGCCCTGAATCCTATGCTCCCCCATTCCGCCCCAGCCTGGAGGAGGACAGCGCCAGCCTGTCTGGGGAGAGCCTGGATGGGCACTTGCAGG CTGTGGGGTCATGTCCAAGGCTGACGCCGCCCCCTGCTGACCTGCCGCTGGCATTGCCAGCCCACGGGCTGTGGAGCCGCCACATCCTGCAGCAGACCCTGATGGATGAGGGGCTGCGGCTAGCCCGCCTCGTCTCCCACGACCGTGTGGGCCGCCTCAGCCCCTGTGTGCCTGCGAAGCCAGCTCTGGCAG AGTTCGAAGAGGGGCTTCTGGACCGATGCCCGGCCCCAGGCCCGCATCCTGCGCTGGTGGAAGGCCGGAGGAACAGCGTGAAAGTGGAGGCGGAGGCCAGCCGGCAGTGA